The window CTTGATCGACTGCTGTATAAGCCGCACAATGAATGATAGCCTCTGGTTTTAAATTCATGATAAAGTTATCAATCATGTGATCATTCATTAAATCCATTTCTTCACGATCAACCCCTACGGGTTGATATCCTCGTGATTCTAGCGCCTTAACGACATCATAACCTAATTGTCCTTTAACACCTGTCACTAATATCTTCATGATTGATCACCATACTGTTCTTTAAAATAATTTTTGTAGTCACCTGAAATAATGTTTTCCCACCATTTTTTATTCTCTAAATACCACTCAATCGTCTGTTTAATTCCTGTCTCAAAATTATAGGTAGGCTCCCATCCTAGTTCTGTTTTTAGCTTGGTTGAATCAATAGCATATCGTAGGTCATGACCTGGACGATCCTTCACATAAGTAATTAACGATTCGGGTTTATTTAAAGCTTTTAGGATGGTTTGAACAACTTCTAAGTTTGTTCGTTCATTATTTCCACCGATATTATAAACTTCTCCGATGCGTCCTTTGTGTAAAATTAAATCAATGGCTGTACAGTGATCATAAACGTGTAACCAATCACGAACATTCTCACCATTTCCGTAAACCGGTAAAGCTTCATCATTTAACGCGCGAGAAATCATGAGCGGAATTAATTTTTCTGGAAAATGATAAGGTCCATAGTTATTTGAACAACGAGAAATGGTAATCGGTAAGCCAAATGTTCGATGATAAGCAAGAACTAATAAGTCAGCCGAGGCTTTAGACGCCGAATAGGGGCTTGAAGTATGTAAAGGAGTATCTTCTTTAAAAAGTAAGTCCGGTCGATTGAGTGGTAAATCTCCATAAACCTCATCAGTTGACACTTGATGATAACGTTTGACTCCAAATGTACGTGAAGCATCCATTAAGACTTGTGTTCCTAATACATTCGTTTTAATGAAGATTTCGGGATCTGCGACTGAACGGTCCACATGTGACTCAGCCGCAAAGTTAACGACCATATCAAAGGCTTCTCTTTCGAATAAATCGAAGATAAATTCACGATTGGTAATATCACCTTTTATAAATTTGTAATTAGATTTTTCCTCTACTGCTTCACAGGTCCCCAAGTTTCCTGCATAGGTTAAGGCATCTAAATTAATGATGAAGTAATCAGGATATTTATTTACCATATAATGAATAAAGTTTCCACCAATAAATCCTGCCCCACCGGTAACTAAAATTTTTTGTTTCATTCGTTTGTCTCTCCTTTATAAATAAACGGTAAATTTGTTAGTTCACTTAATGTTTTTTGTGTTTGATCTTTAGTTGATAAGATTAGGTGTTCTAGATGATGTAATGGCCAGTTAATCCCAATTTCTTTGTCATTCCAAAGTAATCCACTATCATCGTCTGGATCATAAAAGTTAGTACATTTATAGTTAAACATAGCTTCATTTGAAATGACAACAAATCCGTGCGCAAATCCTTCAGGAATATAGAGTTGACGTTTGTTTTTTTCACTTAAGTATACGCCTTCCCATTGCAAGAAAGTCGGTGAATTTTTTCTTAAATCAACAGCCACATCCCAAACTTCACCTTGCGTCACACGAACGAGTTTCCCCTGGGGATGTTTGGTTTGAAAGTGCAGTCCTCGTAAAACTCCTTTTTTTGATTTTGATTCATTATCTTGAACGAATATCATATTGAGTCCCGCTTCAAAAAAATCTTGTTGATTGTAGGACTCCATAAAATATCCACGATCATCTCCAAATACTTTAGGTTCAATGATATATAAGTCCTTAATTTTTGTCTTGATAAAATTAAAGTTCCCCACTATAATCGCTCCTCATTTGAAATTTTAACTAAATACTGACCATACTCAGTTTTTAATAAAGGTTTCGCCAAGTTTAATAACTGTTCTTTTGAAATATAACCTTGTCGATAAGCGATTTCTTCTAAACAAGACACATATAAACCTTGTCGAGTTTGAATCGCTTCAACATAATTCGCTGCATCTAATAAGCCATGGTGTGTTCCGGTATCAAACCAAGCCATTCCACGTCCAAGTAGCTCAACTTTTAGTTGGTTACGACGTAAGTATTCATTGTTAATATCCGTAATTTC of the Turicibacter sp. TJ11 genome contains:
- the rfbC gene encoding dTDP-4-dehydrorhamnose 3,5-epimerase gives rise to the protein MGNFNFIKTKIKDLYIIEPKVFGDDRGYFMESYNQQDFFEAGLNMIFVQDNESKSKKGVLRGLHFQTKHPQGKLVRVTQGEVWDVAVDLRKNSPTFLQWEGVYLSEKNKRQLYIPEGFAHGFVVISNEAMFNYKCTNFYDPDDDSGLLWNDKEIGINWPLHHLEHLILSTKDQTQKTLSELTNLPFIYKGETNE
- the rfbB gene encoding dTDP-glucose 4,6-dehydratase; this encodes MKQKILVTGGAGFIGGNFIHYMVNKYPDYFIINLDALTYAGNLGTCEAVEEKSNYKFIKGDITNREFIFDLFEREAFDMVVNFAAESHVDRSVADPEIFIKTNVLGTQVLMDASRTFGVKRYHQVSTDEVYGDLPLNRPDLLFKEDTPLHTSSPYSASKASADLLVLAYHRTFGLPITISRCSNNYGPYHFPEKLIPLMISRALNDEALPVYGNGENVRDWLHVYDHCTAIDLILHKGRIGEVYNIGGNNERTNLEVVQTILKALNKPESLITYVKDRPGHDLRYAIDSTKLKTELGWEPTYNFETGIKQTIEWYLENKKWWENIISGDYKNYFKEQYGDQS